CTCGGACTCGATGATGCGGTTGATCCGCACCAAGGGGGTCCGGCCGACGAGCTTCGTGGCGTCTTCGTAGATGGGCAACGCGGGTCCTTCCATCGGGGGTCGAGAAGATGCCGCTCCTGCACGGCCATCTCGCCCAGGAACGAACGAGACGTTATGTGTATTCCAACATTCCGTTATTCGCGCCCGCAAGAGCGTCTCGCCCCACGGGGACGAACCCTCCCTTCGCCTCGGGCGTGGGCGAGATCCGCACGAGGTGACGAGGGACGCACCACTGTCGATCACCACTGCGGCACATGCTCACTAGACTGCCCTGCATGTCTGCCCTCCAGATCGTCGCGATCATCCTCGGGGTCGGGATCACCATCGTCGGATGGGGCCTGCTCGCTCGAGCCGTCAAGCACTTCGTCACCCTCTTCAAGCTCGGCCAATCGACCCCGAGCGGCGAGCGGACAGCGGACCCGGGGGCACGCACGGCCACGCTGCTGCGAGAGTTCCTCGGCCACACCAGGATGTCCCGCCTGCCGGTCGTCGCCGTCGCCCACTGGGTGACGATGATCTCGTTCGGGGTCCTCTTCCTGACTCTGGTCCAGGCGACGGGGCAGTTGTTCGACCCGCACTTCGTCATCCCGTTCATCAGCACGTTCTTCCTCTACGAGTGGATCACCGAGCTGTTCGCGATGACCGGCATCATCACGATCCTCATGCTGATGGCCATCCGTCAGAAGCAGCACCCACGCTCCGCTGCCGGCGAGGACGGCCGTCGCTCCCGCTTCTTCGGCTCCACCTTCTGGCAGGCCTACTACGTCGAGCTGACGATCCTCGGCGTCGGCATCTGCATCGCCCTGCTGCGCGGCATGGAGTACGCGCTGATGAGCAACACCGGCGACACCGAGCACGCGTCGCTGCTCCACTTCCCGCTGACCGCGTGGCTCGGCTCGCTCTTCACCGGCATGTCCGTGGAGGCGCTCGAGACCGGGATCGTCGTCGTCGCGCTGATCAAGCTGATCATCTCCTACGCGTGGATGATCACCATCTCGCTCACCCCGACGATGGGTGTCGCCTGGCACCGTTTCCTCGCGTTCTTCAACATCTACTTCAAGCGCCACGCCGACGGGCGCACCTCGCTGGGTGAGCTGCAGCCGATGATGGTGGACGGCAAGCCGTTCACCATGGAGTCGATGGAGGAGATGGACGAGGACTCCACCTTCGGCGTCGGTCAGGTCGAGGACTTCACCTGGAAGGGCCTGCTCGACTTCAGCACCTGCACCGAGTGCGGCCGCTGCCAGGACCAGTGCCCGGCGTGGAACACGGAAAAGCCCCTGTCACCGAAGATGATGATGATGGCGCTGCGCGACCACGCGCACGCCAAGGCGCCCTACCTGGCTGCCGCCGAGGGCGTCTCCGGTGCACTGCCGTCCGCCGGCGGTGCCCGGTCGCAGACCAAGACCGGTGCTGTCGCGCTGGCGGACGCGCCGACCGAGGCCGACGGCTCCGTCGCGACCGCCGAGCCGGACGCGATCAACTGGGGCGAGATGGCCCTCATCGGACAGACCGGGTACGACCCGGAGCACCCGCTGACTGCGTACAACCCGCACGGTCCGGACGTGGTCATCGACGAGGACGCACTGTGGTCATGCACCACCTGTGGCGCCTGCGTCGAGCAGTGCCCGGTGGACATCGAGCACGTCGACCACTTCGTCGACATGCGCCGATACCAGACGCTCATCGCGTCGGCCTTCCCGAGCGAGCTGGGTGGCCTGTTCAAGAAGCTCGAGTCGAAGGGCAACCCGTGGGGCATGGGCGCCAAGGCGCGCATGGACTGGGCGAAGGACCTCCCCTTCTCCGTCAAGGTCTTCGGGGAGGACGTGGAGTCCGCGGACGAGGTCGACTACCTCTTCTGGGTCGGCTGCGCCGGCGCCTACGAGGACCGCGCGAAGAAGACGACCCGTGCGGTGGCCGAGCTCTTCGACCACGCCGGCGTGGACTTCGCGGTCCTCGGCAACGGCGAGACGTGCACCGGTGACTCCGCCCGCCGCGCGGGCAACGAGGTGCTGTTCCAGATGCTCGCGGAGCAGAACGTCGAGACCCTCAACGACGTCGGCGCGACGAAGATCGTCGTCACCTGCGCCCACTGCTTCAACACGATCAAGAACGAGTACCCGCAGCTGGGCGGCAAGTACGAGGTGGTGCACCACACGCAGCTGCTCAACCGCCTGGTCCGCGAGAAGAAGATCGCGCCGGTCAACCGTCCCGATGGCCCCCGCAAGTCCTCCCTCAAGGACGTGGCGTCGACCGGTCCATCGGTCACGTACCACGACCCCTGCTACCTGGGACGTCACAACAACGTCTACGCCCCGCCGCGCGAGCTCATCAGCGCCCTGCCGGGCGTCGAGCTGAAGGAGATGGAGCGCACCAAGGAGAAGTCCTTCTGCTGTGGCGCCGGTGGCGCCCGCATGTGGATGGAGGAGAAGCTCGGCTCGCGGATCAACCTCAACCGTACCGAGGAGGCCATCGCGACCGGCGCCGACCGGATCGCCGTGGGTTGCCCCTTCTGCCGCGTGATGCTCTCCGACGGGCTGACCGCCAAGCAGTCCGAGGGCGCATCGGATGACATCGAGGTCGTCGACGTCGCCCAGATGCTGCTCGCCTCCATCAAGAAGACCGAGGCCGGGAGCGACGGCCAGACCGAGTCCGAGGAGCAGTCCGAGGCCGAGCCCAAGACCGCCGTCCCCGCCCCGACCGAGGGCACGGAGGCGAAGGGGGCGACCCCCGCCCCGCCGAGTGGGACCGAGACCGCCAAGACCGCCGCCGCGGTCGAGGAGGCAGGCGAGGACCCGAAGTCCGTCGAGGGCCAGGAGACCGTCGCCGACAAGAACTCGGCTCCCTCCTGGGAGACCGACGCGTCGACTCCGGCTGAGTCCACGGCCCCGACCAACGACTCAGCCGCCGCCAAGAACGCCGCCCCCTCCTGGGAGACCGACGCTTCTGCTCCGGCGGCTCCGTCCGCCGAGACCCCGACGACGTCCGAAGACTCTGTCGCGGCCAAGAACGCCGCCCCCTCCTGGGAGACGGGTGGCACCGCTGCCGCAGGTACCGGTGCTGCCGGCGCTACGTCCTCCGAGGACGAGGCACCGGCCGAGGAGACCCAGGCCCCGCCGTCCGAGGCCACCGAGGCACCGGCGGCCGAGGAGACCGAGGAGGCGCCGTCCGTGGCCGCTCAGGCCGAGGAGACCGAGGAGGCGCCGTCCGTGGCCGCTCAGGCCGAGGAGACCGAGGAGGCGCCGTCCGTGGCCGCTCAGGCCGAGGCACCTGCGACCGCCACGGACGACAGCGACCTTGCCGCCAAGAACGCCGCTCCCTCCTGGGAGTCCGGCACTCCAGCACCTGCCGCTCCGGCGACCGAGTCACCGGCGCAGGAGTCGGCACCTGAGGCGCCAGTCGAGGAGGCACCCGTCGAGGAGGCACCGCAGGAGCAGACCGCCCCCGAGGCGGAAGCCCCGCAGGACGAGGACACCCCGGCCGACCAGCCGGAGGCCGAGACCCCGAAGGCGGAGGCACCCGCGGCCGAGAGCGACCTTGCCGCCAAGAACGCCGCTCCCTCCTGGGAGTCCGGTGGCGCCGCTGACACCGGTGGCACCGCTGACGCAGGTGCCGATGCTGGCGCTACGTCCTCTGAGGACGAGGCCGCCGAGGCACCGTCGGCCGAGGCTACCGAGGCACCGGCAGCCGAGCAGTCAGCTGCCCCGAGTGCTCCGGCCGCCGCGGACGAGAGCGACCTTGCCGCCAAGAACGCCGCTCCCTCCTGGGAGTCCGGCACTCCAGCACCTGCCGCTCCGGCGACCGAGTCACCGGCGCAGGAGTCGGCACCTGAGGCGCCAGTCGAGGAGGCACCCGTCGAGGAGGCACCGCAGGAGCAGACCGCCCCCGAGGCGGAAGCCCCGCAGGAGCAGACCGCCCCCGAGGCGGAAGCCCCGCAGGACGAGGACGCCCCGGCCGACCAGCCGGAGGCCGAGGCCCCGGCGGCCGAACCGGCGGCTCCCTCCTCGGACGACCCGCACCTGTCCGACCTGGCAAAGAAGAACGCCAAGCCGTCCTGGGAGTGATACCGGACCACCGACGGCGAAGGGGGCTGCGCACCACGGTGCGTGGCCCCCTTCGCCGTCCTCGGACCGACCCATCGGGTGCATGCTTGGGACATGGAATGGACCACGCACCCGGTCACACCCGACCGGTTCGAGGACTTCGGCGACGTCATCAACCCGCGTCGCCGCCAGAGCCACTGCTGGTGCCTGTCCCACCGCCTCGCCGCACCGCAGATCGAGGAGCTCGGCGAAGGCAGCCGAGAGCAAGCCGCGCGGCGACTGTGCGAGCGCGACGTCCCTCCGGGTGTCGTGACCTACCTCGACGGCACGCCCGTGGGGTGGTGCAACATCGGCGCCCGCACCGACATCCCGAGGCTGGTCCGTTCGACGAAGATCCACCCCGTCGACGACGTCCCGGTGTGGAGCATCATCTGCGTCGTCGTCCGCAGCGGGCACCGCAAGAAGGGGGTGACCCGCCACCTCATCGACGGCGCGGTCGAGTTCGCCGCGTCCCACGGCGCACCAGCAATCGAGGCCTACCCCGTTGACCCGCAGGGACGGATGGACCTGACGATGGCCTTCGTCGGGACGAGGTCGATGTTCGAGAGCGCCGGCTTCGAAGTCATCGGCAGCACGGACGCCGTCGCCTCGAAGATGCCGCGCCTGGTGATGCGCCGGACGCTCTAGCCATTCCGAGCGCCGGGATCAGCTGGGCAGCACGACCCGGTCGCCGGGGCCTGCGAACCCGACGTCGACCGGACAGCGGTCAGGTGCCTGTACGCCTTCTTGACCGACCGGTCAAACAGGACGATCATGGAAGGACACGATCCGCCTCAGGCGCGACGGATCCCAATCCATGAAGGTGGGATGCTGTGATGCACAAGTGGACTCGATGGCAGGACTGGGTGGCCCTCGTCGCCGGTGCGGTCGCGTTGCTCGCCCCTCTGGTCGCCACGACCGACACACGCACGACGTGGACGATGGTCATCCTCGGTGGACTGACCGTGCTCGCGTCGGCCTACTCCCTCTACACCCCCGGTGAGCGGGACACGATGAGCGAGGGGTCACACGCCGTCCTCGGGGTGCTGCTCTTCATCGCCCCATGGGTCATGGGCTTCGCCGCCATGAGCGGCCTCGCCTGGACCGCGTGGGTCACCGGTGTCGTCACGTTCATCGTCGGCGTGATGGCGCTCCCCCAGGTCAGCGCTCGCACACACCGCCCGGCCGCCTCGCACTAGGCGACGCGGTGGGCACGTCGGCCTCGCGCCGTGATCGCATCCTCGACGCGGCCGAGGAACAGTTCGCCGGTGACGGATTCGCCGCCACCGGCACCACCGCGATCGCGGACGGGGCCGGCGTGCCCAAAGGCCTGGTTTTCTACTACTTCCCGCGCAAGATCGACATCCTTCGAGCACTCCTGGCCGAGCGCCTCCCGTCCCATCCCCTCTGCGAGCCGACCGAGGTGACTCGGCACGGCGACCCCGTTGCCTCACTCGTCGGGCTCGCCCGCACGCTCGGGCTGGGACGGCACGAGTCGATCGTCCTGCGCACGATCATCTGGCGTGAGTCCGGGACCCACCCTGAGGTGCGTGAGCACCTGAAGGTCCTGCGCGAGAACGTCCTCGAGCTCACCGAGCAGGTCCTCGACGCCGCGATCGAGCACACGATCGACCCCGTGCTGCGCCGCCAGGCCGCCCAGACCTTCGTCGCCGTGGTGATGGACGAGGCAAACACGCAGCGCTTCGAGGGCACGGGCCCCGACGTCGCCGGCGCGGCTCGAGTCATCAGCAGCGCGCTCACCTCCGACCCGGCCTGACCGACCGACCGGCCCCGGTCAGTCGAGCCCCTCCGCCTCGAGGAAGTCCGCGGCAACCTGGTCCGGGTCCTTCTTCTCCACGTCGGTCTGCCGCAGCATCTCCTGCAGCTTCTCGGTGGTCAGCTTCGTCGAGACCTCGTCGAGGGTGTCGGCGACCTGGTCCTCGACCTCCGCGCGCACGAGCGGCACGACGTTCTGGCTGCCGTAGAGCTTCTTCGGGTCGTCGAGGACCACGAAGTCGTTCTCGACGATCGCGGGATCGGTGCTGAAGATGTTGGCCGCGTCGATCTGACCGTTGACCA
The DNA window shown above is from Janibacter sp. A1S7 and carries:
- a CDS encoding heterodisulfide reductase-related iron-sulfur binding cluster gives rise to the protein MSALQIVAIILGVGITIVGWGLLARAVKHFVTLFKLGQSTPSGERTADPGARTATLLREFLGHTRMSRLPVVAVAHWVTMISFGVLFLTLVQATGQLFDPHFVIPFISTFFLYEWITELFAMTGIITILMLMAIRQKQHPRSAAGEDGRRSRFFGSTFWQAYYVELTILGVGICIALLRGMEYALMSNTGDTEHASLLHFPLTAWLGSLFTGMSVEALETGIVVVALIKLIISYAWMITISLTPTMGVAWHRFLAFFNIYFKRHADGRTSLGELQPMMVDGKPFTMESMEEMDEDSTFGVGQVEDFTWKGLLDFSTCTECGRCQDQCPAWNTEKPLSPKMMMMALRDHAHAKAPYLAAAEGVSGALPSAGGARSQTKTGAVALADAPTEADGSVATAEPDAINWGEMALIGQTGYDPEHPLTAYNPHGPDVVIDEDALWSCTTCGACVEQCPVDIEHVDHFVDMRRYQTLIASAFPSELGGLFKKLESKGNPWGMGAKARMDWAKDLPFSVKVFGEDVESADEVDYLFWVGCAGAYEDRAKKTTRAVAELFDHAGVDFAVLGNGETCTGDSARRAGNEVLFQMLAEQNVETLNDVGATKIVVTCAHCFNTIKNEYPQLGGKYEVVHHTQLLNRLVREKKIAPVNRPDGPRKSSLKDVASTGPSVTYHDPCYLGRHNNVYAPPRELISALPGVELKEMERTKEKSFCCGAGGARMWMEEKLGSRINLNRTEEAIATGADRIAVGCPFCRVMLSDGLTAKQSEGASDDIEVVDVAQMLLASIKKTEAGSDGQTESEEQSEAEPKTAVPAPTEGTEAKGATPAPPSGTETAKTAAAVEEAGEDPKSVEGQETVADKNSAPSWETDASTPAESTAPTNDSAAAKNAAPSWETDASAPAAPSAETPTTSEDSVAAKNAAPSWETGGTAAAGTGAAGATSSEDEAPAEETQAPPSEATEAPAAEETEEAPSVAAQAEETEEAPSVAAQAEETEEAPSVAAQAEAPATATDDSDLAAKNAAPSWESGTPAPAAPATESPAQESAPEAPVEEAPVEEAPQEQTAPEAEAPQDEDTPADQPEAETPKAEAPAAESDLAAKNAAPSWESGGAADTGGTADAGADAGATSSEDEAAEAPSAEATEAPAAEQSAAPSAPAAADESDLAAKNAAPSWESGTPAPAAPATESPAQESAPEAPVEEAPVEEAPQEQTAPEAEAPQEQTAPEAEAPQDEDAPADQPEAEAPAAEPAAPSSDDPHLSDLAKKNAKPSWE
- a CDS encoding GNAT family N-acetyltransferase — encoded protein: MEWTTHPVTPDRFEDFGDVINPRRRQSHCWCLSHRLAAPQIEELGEGSREQAARRLCERDVPPGVVTYLDGTPVGWCNIGARTDIPRLVRSTKIHPVDDVPVWSIICVVVRSGHRKKGVTRHLIDGAVEFAASHGAPAIEAYPVDPQGRMDLTMAFVGTRSMFESAGFEVIGSTDAVASKMPRLVMRRTL
- a CDS encoding SPW repeat protein, with amino-acid sequence MHKWTRWQDWVALVAGAVALLAPLVATTDTRTTWTMVILGGLTVLASAYSLYTPGERDTMSEGSHAVLGVLLFIAPWVMGFAAMSGLAWTAWVTGVVTFIVGVMALPQVSARTHRPAASH
- a CDS encoding TetR/AcrR family transcriptional regulator, which gives rise to MGTSASRRDRILDAAEEQFAGDGFAATGTTAIADGAGVPKGLVFYYFPRKIDILRALLAERLPSHPLCEPTEVTRHGDPVASLVGLARTLGLGRHESIVLRTIIWRESGTHPEVREHLKVLRENVLELTEQVLDAAIEHTIDPVLRRQAAQTFVAVVMDEANTQRFEGTGPDVAGAARVISSALTSDPA